A region of Streptomyces sp. R44 DNA encodes the following proteins:
- a CDS encoding long-chain fatty acid--CoA ligase, protein MSVDDGTVPALLARSAAAHPERAALRLGSDTLTYGVLDELADRAAALLHARGVGPGDRVALMLPNSTLFAVLYYGILRAGAIVVPLNPLLRAGEVRHCLADAEAALLLAWHRDGEEAAEGARLAGVPHLAVEPDTFTLLLAEHARVRAASRTPRDTAVVLYTSGTTGAPKGAELTHRNIRRNVDEGVRVLGLGPSDVVFGGLPLFHSFGQVMGLNSAVAVGACLTLMARFDPAGTLALVARDRVTVFLGVPTMYGLLLRHPDRALHDVSSLRVCLCGGSPLPVAVLTGFESAFDCAVLEGYGLSESSPLACVNRIDRPRFPGTIGIPVEGVEMRVVDRDGKEVPDGEVGELVIRGHNVMKGYWRRPEATAETVRDGWLHTGDLGTRDATGDFRVVDRLKDVVIRCGFNVYPREVEEVLHLHPCVAEAAVLGVPHPVHGQEVAAAVVLRPGSRVSPAELRAHVRERLAPYKYPRRVWLTDALPKGPTGKVLKREIVPPEGA, encoded by the coding sequence ATGAGCGTCGACGACGGCACCGTCCCCGCACTCCTGGCCCGGAGCGCGGCCGCGCACCCCGAACGGGCCGCGCTGCGGCTCGGCTCCGACACGCTGACGTACGGCGTGCTCGACGAGCTCGCCGACCGGGCCGCCGCGCTGCTCCACGCGCGCGGGGTCGGGCCCGGCGACCGGGTCGCGCTGATGCTCCCGAACAGCACGCTGTTCGCCGTGCTGTACTACGGCATCCTGCGCGCGGGCGCGATCGTCGTGCCGCTGAACCCGCTGCTGCGCGCGGGCGAGGTCCGCCACTGTCTGGCGGACGCCGAGGCGGCGCTGCTCCTGGCCTGGCACCGGGACGGCGAGGAGGCCGCCGAGGGCGCCCGGCTCGCGGGCGTCCCGCACCTCGCGGTCGAACCGGACACCTTCACGCTGCTGTTGGCGGAGCACGCGCGCGTGCGAGCGGCATCCCGCACCCCCCGGGACACGGCGGTCGTGCTCTACACCTCCGGCACGACCGGGGCACCGAAGGGCGCCGAGCTCACCCACCGCAACATCCGGCGCAACGTCGACGAAGGCGTGCGGGTCCTGGGGCTCGGCCCCTCGGACGTGGTCTTCGGCGGACTGCCGCTGTTCCACTCCTTCGGGCAGGTGATGGGGCTCAACTCGGCGGTGGCCGTGGGTGCCTGTCTGACCCTGATGGCCCGCTTCGACCCGGCGGGCACGCTGGCGCTCGTCGCGCGGGACCGGGTCACGGTCTTCCTCGGCGTCCCCACGATGTACGGGCTGCTGCTTCGGCACCCGGACCGCGCGCTCCACGACGTCTCCTCGCTGCGGGTCTGCCTGTGCGGCGGCTCGCCCCTCCCGGTGGCGGTGCTCACCGGCTTCGAGTCCGCGTTCGACTGCGCGGTTCTGGAGGGGTACGGGCTGTCCGAGTCGTCCCCGCTGGCCTGCGTGAACCGGATCGACCGGCCGCGCTTCCCCGGGACGATCGGCATCCCGGTCGAGGGCGTGGAGATGCGCGTGGTGGACCGGGACGGCAAGGAGGTCCCGGACGGCGAGGTCGGTGAGCTCGTCATCCGCGGCCACAACGTGATGAAGGGGTACTGGCGCCGCCCCGAGGCGACCGCCGAGACGGTACGGGACGGGTGGCTGCACACCGGCGACCTCGGCACCCGGGACGCGACGGGCGACTTCCGGGTGGTCGACCGGCTCAAGGACGTGGTGATCCGGTGCGGGTTCAACGTGTACCCGAGGGAGGTGGAGGAGGTCCTCCACCTCCACCCCTGCGTGGCGGAGGCCGCCGTCCTCGGCGTCCCGCACCCGGTGCACGGACAGGAGGTCGCGGCCGCGGTCGTCCTGCGGCCCGGCAGCCGGGTCTCCCCCGCCGAGCTGCGCGCCCATGTGCGGGAGCGGCTCGCCCCGTACAAGTACCCGCGCCGGGTCTGGCTCACGGACGCCCTGCCGAAGGGCCCGACGGGGAAGGTCCTCAAGCGGGAGATCGTCCCGCCGGAGGGCGCCTAG
- a CDS encoding 4'-phosphopantetheinyl transferase, protein MSLLGALLPGRVRWAEDTHESAPVWLFPEEEALMARAVPGRRREFAAARLCAHRALAALGVAAAPLLRGRRGAPAWPGGTVGSITHCAGYRGAAVARSARFLALGIDAEPHAPLPSGVREAVAFGPEEPRLRELAARRPDIAWDRLLFSAKESVYKAWSGYGGGRLGFEDAEVYPCPCPYPRAAGRFLARLLVDPGTTSSARPYPLPRVLHGRWLVREGLVLTAVAVPRPVPPPPYRTAPKEHP, encoded by the coding sequence GTGTCTCTTCTCGGTGCGCTGCTGCCCGGTCGGGTGCGCTGGGCCGAAGACACCCACGAGTCCGCCCCCGTCTGGCTCTTCCCCGAGGAGGAGGCCCTGATGGCACGCGCCGTGCCCGGCCGGCGGCGCGAGTTCGCGGCCGCCCGGCTCTGCGCGCACCGGGCGCTCGCCGCCCTCGGGGTGGCGGCGGCCCCGCTCCTGCGGGGGCGTCGCGGGGCGCCCGCGTGGCCCGGGGGCACCGTCGGCAGCATCACGCACTGCGCGGGGTACCGGGGCGCGGCGGTGGCGCGGTCGGCCCGCTTCCTCGCCCTCGGCATCGACGCCGAGCCGCACGCGCCGCTGCCGTCCGGGGTCCGCGAGGCGGTGGCGTTCGGTCCGGAGGAGCCGCGGCTGCGCGAACTGGCCGCCCGGCGGCCGGACATCGCCTGGGACCGGTTGCTGTTCAGCGCCAAGGAGTCCGTCTACAAGGCCTGGAGCGGGTACGGGGGCGGCCGGCTCGGCTTCGAGGACGCCGAGGTGTACCCGTGTCCCTGCCCTTACCCGCGCGCCGCCGGCCGGTTCCTGGCGCGGCTCCTGGTCGATCCGGGCACGACCTCGTCTGCGCGGCCGTACCCCCTCCCGCGCGTGCTGCACGGTCGCTGGCTCGTCCGCGAGGGCCTGGTGCTGACCGCGGTCGCCGTCCCCCGTCCCGTACCGCCCCCTCCGTACCGTACGGCCCCGAAGGAGCACCCCTGA
- a CDS encoding alpha/beta fold hydrolase — MKTSPFPVLAELTAPDGATLVVRVHARPEPAAPVVVVLPAMGTAARHYTPLARALHRRGATVVTTDLRGHGESTPVPARGVRFGYRELVEHDIGAVLDAVERAFPEAPRLLLGHSLGGQLGLVHCGLFRPRLAGVVLVASGSAWWRALGTGADPRPGARWLVRSLLCVAGAELLGYWPGHRFGFGGRESVGVMRDWARQMRTGRYGAGGAVADYEEALRAVDLPVLAVDVEGDALAPPRAVDHLCAKLPSARVRRWSYRASDAGGRQLDHFRWIRHNGGLVERIATWAEFPVVPAGPAPSGVRA, encoded by the coding sequence ATGAAGACGTCCCCCTTCCCCGTACTGGCCGAGCTCACCGCCCCGGACGGCGCCACGCTCGTGGTCCGCGTCCACGCCCGCCCCGAGCCGGCCGCCCCGGTCGTGGTCGTCCTGCCCGCGATGGGCACCGCCGCCCGCCACTACACCCCGCTGGCGCGGGCGCTGCACCGGCGGGGAGCGACCGTGGTGACGACGGACCTGCGGGGTCACGGCGAGAGCACCCCGGTGCCGGCGCGCGGGGTGCGGTTCGGCTACCGCGAGCTCGTCGAGCACGACATCGGCGCCGTCCTCGACGCGGTGGAGCGGGCGTTCCCCGAGGCACCGCGGCTGCTTCTGGGGCACAGCCTCGGCGGTCAGCTCGGCCTGGTGCACTGCGGTCTGTTCCGCCCGCGCCTCGCGGGGGTCGTGCTGGTCGCGAGCGGTTCGGCCTGGTGGCGCGCGCTCGGTACGGGGGCGGATCCCCGGCCCGGTGCGCGGTGGCTCGTACGGAGCCTGCTGTGCGTGGCCGGCGCGGAGCTGCTCGGGTACTGGCCGGGCCACCGCTTCGGCTTCGGCGGGCGCGAGTCGGTGGGCGTGATGCGGGACTGGGCCCGGCAGATGCGGACCGGGCGGTACGGGGCCGGGGGCGCCGTCGCCGACTACGAGGAGGCGCTGCGGGCCGTGGACCTGCCCGTGCTCGCCGTCGACGTCGAGGGCGACGCGCTCGCGCCGCCCCGGGCGGTGGACCATCTGTGCGCGAAGCTGCCTTCGGCGCGGGTCCGGCGGTGGAGCTACCGGGCTTCGGACGCCGGAGGGCGGCAGCTGGACCACTTCCGGTGGATCCGGCACAACGGGGGCCTGGTCGAACGGATCGCGACGTGGGCGGAGTTCCCGGTGGTCCCGGCAGGACCGGCCCCGTCGGGCGTCCGGGCGTGA
- a CDS encoding 3-oxoacyl-ACP synthase III family protein, with protein MTAAIVGIGSALPERAVPNSHFAAIGSSDEWIVKRTGIRQRHFLPEDGHLADLALAASRTALAQAGRTAREVGHVVVATTTPDRTTPGLAVEVAARLGADRAAAFDLHAACAGFVYALDHAVALIESGRAGTVLVCGAEALTRITDHEDRSTAVLLGDGAGAVVVADVDAGPSVGPAFRLGSDGDLIPLLYADRYDRKLRMDGPEIFVQAVERMSEAARDVLARRELTTEDVDLFVAHQANARIVRAVGKELGVPPERLYLNVDRVANTSSASIPLALHQAWREGRLGPTGLLGVAAFGAGVTWGAGVIGWSLPDASPEHPEIPEHPELPEHPELPEHPEGP; from the coding sequence ATGACCGCGGCGATCGTCGGCATCGGCTCCGCGCTGCCCGAACGGGCCGTGCCCAACAGCCACTTCGCCGCCATCGGCTCCTCCGACGAGTGGATCGTGAAGCGGACCGGGATCCGGCAGCGTCATTTCCTGCCGGAGGACGGCCACCTCGCCGACCTCGCGCTCGCCGCCTCCCGTACCGCCCTCGCCCAGGCGGGGCGCACCGCGCGGGAGGTGGGGCACGTCGTCGTGGCGACCACGACCCCCGACCGGACCACTCCGGGGCTCGCCGTGGAGGTGGCCGCCCGGCTCGGGGCGGACCGGGCCGCCGCGTTCGATCTGCACGCGGCCTGCGCCGGGTTCGTGTACGCCCTGGACCATGCCGTCGCCCTGATCGAGTCGGGCCGGGCCGGCACCGTCCTGGTCTGCGGCGCCGAGGCGCTGACCCGGATCACCGACCACGAGGACCGGTCGACGGCGGTCCTGCTCGGCGACGGCGCCGGGGCGGTGGTCGTGGCGGACGTGGACGCCGGTCCCTCCGTGGGGCCCGCGTTCCGGCTGGGTTCGGACGGGGATCTGATCCCGCTCCTGTACGCCGACCGGTACGACCGGAAGCTCCGGATGGACGGCCCCGAGATCTTCGTCCAGGCCGTGGAGAGGATGAGCGAGGCGGCGCGGGACGTCCTCGCGCGACGGGAGCTGACCACCGAGGACGTCGACCTGTTCGTCGCCCACCAGGCGAACGCGCGCATCGTCCGGGCGGTGGGCAAGGAGCTCGGCGTCCCGCCGGAGCGGCTGTACCTCAACGTCGACCGGGTCGCCAACACCTCCTCCGCCTCCATCCCCCTCGCCCTCCACCAGGCCTGGCGGGAGGGCCGCCTCGGCCCGACGGGCCTGCTGGGGGTGGCCGCGTTCGGCGCGGGCGTCACGTGGGGCGCGGGCGTGATCGGCTGGAGCCTGCCGGACGCGAGCCCCGAACACCCCGAGATCCCCGAGCACCCCGAGCTCCCCGAGCACCCCGAGCTCCCTGAACACCCTGAAGGCCCATGA
- the fabI gene encoding enoyl-ACP reductase FabI: MLGFSGRRYLVTGVLNDDSIAWHTARALQEAGAEVLLTGFGRTRRITEAAASGLPYPAEVLELDVTRPEDLDALTKELERRWGAVDGVLHAIAAAPRSALSGNFLTTPVESATLALRTAAFSLHSLTTALAPLLREGGGAGAARGSVVGLDFDSSGAWPGYDWMGVGKATLGAVCRYLALYLGHSGIRVNLVAAGPVETVAGRAISTFDRIADRWEQEAPLGWSRADPARLVGPVLFLLSDLAATVTGEIVHADGGMHAVRMGVGAVGEPPGIGAPPRAAKEDRS; this comes from the coding sequence CTGCTCGGCTTCTCGGGACGCCGCTATCTCGTGACCGGTGTCCTCAACGACGACTCGATCGCCTGGCACACGGCGCGGGCGCTCCAGGAGGCGGGTGCGGAGGTCCTGCTGACGGGCTTCGGACGGACCCGCCGGATCACGGAGGCGGCCGCCTCCGGGCTCCCGTACCCGGCCGAGGTCCTCGAACTCGACGTGACGCGCCCCGAGGACCTCGACGCGCTCACGAAGGAGCTGGAGCGCCGCTGGGGCGCGGTCGACGGCGTCCTGCACGCGATCGCCGCCGCCCCGCGGTCCGCGCTCAGCGGCAACTTCCTCACCACCCCGGTCGAGAGCGCGACGCTCGCCCTGCGCACGGCGGCGTTCTCGCTGCACTCGCTGACCACCGCGCTCGCCCCGCTGCTGCGTGAGGGCGGCGGCGCGGGCGCGGCCAGGGGCAGTGTCGTCGGGCTCGACTTCGACTCGTCCGGGGCCTGGCCGGGATACGACTGGATGGGGGTCGGCAAGGCCACGCTCGGCGCGGTCTGCCGCTACCTCGCGCTCTATCTGGGGCACTCCGGCATCCGCGTCAACCTCGTCGCCGCCGGCCCGGTCGAGACCGTGGCCGGGCGGGCCATCAGCACCTTCGACCGGATCGCCGACCGCTGGGAGCAGGAGGCGCCGCTCGGCTGGAGCCGCGCCGATCCGGCCCGGCTCGTCGGCCCCGTGCTCTTCCTGCTCTCGGACCTGGCGGCCACCGTCACCGGGGAGATCGTGCACGCGGACGGCGGGATGCACGCCGTCCGCATGGGGGTCGGCGCCGTCGGCGAACCCCCGGGCATCGGCGCCCCGCCCCGCGCCGCCAAGGAGGACCGCTCATGA
- a CDS encoding beta-ketoacyl synthase translates to MSDPRRAREVVVTGFGAVTPFGVGAGVLHERAVAGDAAAPASGSHPAVRQADFTAADHLPRNLVRRTDRFTQLALVAAEEALTQAGHGAGGQVWPAERVACVIGCGLGGTSSFEAQREVYEREGADLVSPLMVPQMMANAAAAHLSMRHGFHGESLCVASACSSGAQAVGAGMRLLAAGAADAVVVGGAEAASSDLVAAAFANAGALSPSGSARPFDRDRDGFVIGEGAGILVLETAEGAARRGAEVLGVVRGYGATSDAHHVTAPDPGGGPAGRAVALALREAAVAPGELAYVNAHGTGTALNDRLECEALRRALGADVLAELPLSSSKGALGHLFGAAGAVEAVATLQALRHGVAPPTAGLSRPDPALGRLDLVRTARKLTTRTRGGRLVGLSTSFGFGGHNAALVLAVEGRS, encoded by the coding sequence TTGAGTGATCCTCGGCGGGCCCGTGAGGTCGTCGTCACGGGCTTCGGCGCGGTCACCCCGTTCGGCGTCGGCGCCGGTGTGCTCCACGAGCGCGCCGTCGCCGGGGACGCGGCGGCCCCGGCCTCCGGCAGCCATCCGGCCGTCCGGCAGGCGGACTTCACCGCCGCCGACCACCTGCCGCGGAACCTGGTGCGCCGCACCGACCGATTCACGCAGCTGGCCCTGGTGGCGGCCGAGGAGGCCCTGACGCAGGCCGGGCACGGGGCCGGCGGACAGGTCTGGCCGGCCGAGCGCGTCGCCTGCGTCATCGGCTGCGGCCTCGGCGGGACGTCGTCCTTCGAGGCGCAGCGGGAGGTGTACGAGAGGGAGGGCGCGGACCTCGTGTCGCCGCTGATGGTCCCGCAGATGATGGCCAACGCGGCCGCCGCCCACCTCTCCATGCGGCACGGTTTCCACGGCGAGAGCCTCTGCGTCGCCTCCGCGTGCAGCAGCGGGGCGCAGGCCGTGGGCGCGGGGATGCGGCTGCTGGCCGCCGGGGCGGCCGACGCCGTCGTCGTGGGCGGCGCGGAGGCCGCCTCCTCGGACCTGGTGGCGGCCGCCTTCGCCAACGCCGGCGCGCTCTCCCCGAGCGGTTCCGCCCGTCCCTTCGACCGGGACCGCGACGGCTTCGTGATCGGCGAGGGTGCCGGGATCCTCGTCCTGGAGACGGCGGAGGGTGCCGCCCGGCGCGGGGCCGAGGTCCTCGGAGTCGTACGGGGGTACGGGGCGACCTCCGACGCCCACCACGTCACCGCGCCCGATCCCGGCGGCGGGCCCGCGGGCCGGGCGGTCGCGCTCGCCCTGCGGGAGGCCGCGGTGGCGCCCGGCGAGCTGGCGTACGTGAACGCGCACGGCACCGGCACCGCCCTCAACGACCGTCTGGAGTGCGAGGCCCTGCGGCGGGCCCTCGGGGCCGACGTCCTCGCCGAGCTGCCCCTCTCCTCCTCCAAGGGCGCCCTCGGGCACCTCTTCGGGGCGGCGGGCGCGGTCGAGGCCGTCGCCACGCTCCAGGCGCTGCGGCACGGCGTCGCACCGCCGACGGCCGGGCTGAGCCGGCCGGACCCGGCGCTCGGCCGGCTGGACCTCGTGCGTACGGCGAGGAAGCTCACCACGCGCACGCGTGGAGGCCGGTTGGTCGGGCTCTCCACCTCCTTCGGTTTCGGCGGACACAACGCGGCCCTGGTCCTGGCCGTGGAAGGACGGTCCTGA
- a CDS encoding acyl carrier protein translates to MSETLDRATIEQFITDALVELGVDAADVLPAAALDDLEIDSLDMVELAQSVKRDLGVPVRTKDFDGIDTVGQILELCYEKAGVE, encoded by the coding sequence ATGTCCGAGACCCTGGACCGCGCCACCATCGAGCAGTTCATCACCGACGCCCTCGTCGAGCTCGGCGTCGACGCCGCCGACGTCCTGCCCGCGGCCGCGCTCGACGACCTGGAGATCGACTCGCTCGACATGGTCGAGCTCGCGCAGTCGGTCAAGCGGGACCTCGGCGTACCGGTCCGCACGAAGGACTTCGACGGCATCGACACCGTCGGCCAGATCCTCGAACTGTGCTACGAGAAGGCCGGAGTTGAGTGA
- a CDS encoding radical SAM protein codes for MATPLTITPRPLGRREAKERTAALLAERPDLAERLHRLRRLGREVRSCEVHLTNTCNIRCKGCWYFEGGFDTAVRELSDVDRIRAFARRLKDEGVNQATLIGGEPTLVLRRVEAFVEELPYITISTNGLRPMPVQGFEHIAVAVSIFGGGPLDDDLRAIRVNGSKFTGLFDTALSHYKDDPRVLFIFALSEDGLPYLEPTVRKIAENGNIVTFNFYSEHGTDNPLRIENERRVLDEALRVKEAYPEAVVSHPYFIRSLITGTSHWGARFGYDVCPSLSVDHPDHEERVANGNPVIPGFAAWGADYESLQFCCTSGECGGCRDSQAVYSWLVVSASRFLDSAARLEEWVDIAESYWRQWYWSPYHASKLTS; via the coding sequence ATGGCCACCCCCCTGACCATCACCCCGCGCCCGCTCGGCCGCCGCGAGGCGAAGGAGCGCACCGCCGCCCTCCTGGCCGAACGCCCCGACCTCGCCGAGCGCCTGCACCGGCTGCGCCGACTCGGCCGGGAGGTGCGCTCGTGCGAGGTCCACCTCACCAACACCTGCAACATCCGCTGCAAGGGCTGCTGGTACTTCGAGGGCGGCTTCGACACCGCCGTACGGGAGCTGTCCGACGTCGACAGGATCCGCGCCTTCGCCCGCCGGCTGAAGGACGAGGGGGTCAATCAGGCCACCCTGATCGGCGGTGAGCCGACCCTGGTGCTGCGCCGGGTGGAGGCGTTCGTCGAGGAGCTGCCGTACATCACGATCTCGACCAACGGTCTGCGTCCGATGCCCGTGCAGGGCTTCGAGCACATCGCCGTGGCCGTCAGCATCTTCGGCGGCGGGCCGCTCGACGACGACCTGCGCGCCATCCGGGTCAACGGCTCCAAGTTCACCGGCCTGTTCGACACGGCGCTCTCGCACTACAAGGACGATCCGCGGGTCCTGTTCATCTTCGCCCTCTCCGAGGACGGGCTGCCGTACCTCGAACCGACCGTCCGCAAGATCGCCGAGAACGGCAACATCGTCACCTTCAACTTCTACAGCGAGCACGGCACCGACAACCCGCTGCGGATCGAGAACGAGCGTCGCGTCCTCGACGAGGCCCTGCGGGTCAAGGAGGCGTACCCCGAGGCCGTGGTCAGCCACCCGTACTTCATCCGCAGCCTCATCACCGGCACCAGCCACTGGGGCGCGCGCTTCGGGTACGACGTCTGCCCGAGCCTCAGCGTCGACCACCCCGACCACGAGGAGCGGGTGGCCAACGGCAATCCGGTGATCCCGGGCTTCGCCGCCTGGGGCGCCGACTACGAGTCGCTGCAGTTCTGCTGCACGTCCGGGGAGTGCGGCGGCTGCCGCGACAGCCAGGCCGTCTACAGCTGGCTGGTGGTCAGCGCCTCCCGCTTCCTGGACAGCGCCGCACGCCTGGAGGAGTGGGTGGACATCGCGGAGAGCTACTGGCGCCAGTGGTACTGGTCCCCGTACCACGCCTCGAAGCTCACCTCCTGA
- a CDS encoding Phenylacetic acid catabolic protein yields the protein MASSVPVDEAVVVRTPEEFLAMPEDYREIAVRGMIVNTEGELSGADDYIQVFLPLAPNAEERQVCAERAVEEYDHYKIGKRVLADIGVDTGYMEQQRLVDRDLFAGHEFHTCTTWAERGIFSYIGEETAMVMISEFAQSSYKPWAEAVRTIILDEKVHIAHGARVCRNLARTEEGREELQQGLDRLWPGFNRIFGSSRSERSKLAVRFGLRQTTNGEARDLWRAKVTPRIENLGLKVPE from the coding sequence ATGGCATCTTCCGTTCCCGTCGACGAGGCAGTCGTCGTCCGCACCCCCGAGGAATTCCTCGCCATGCCCGAGGACTACCGCGAGATCGCCGTCCGGGGAATGATCGTCAACACCGAGGGCGAACTGTCCGGTGCCGACGACTACATCCAGGTGTTCCTGCCGCTCGCGCCGAACGCCGAGGAACGGCAGGTGTGCGCCGAGCGCGCCGTCGAGGAGTACGACCACTACAAGATCGGAAAAAGGGTCCTGGCCGACATCGGCGTGGACACCGGATACATGGAGCAGCAGCGGCTCGTCGACCGTGATCTCTTCGCCGGCCACGAGTTCCACACGTGCACCACCTGGGCGGAGCGCGGAATCTTCTCGTACATCGGCGAGGAGACCGCGATGGTGATGATCTCGGAATTCGCGCAGAGCAGTTACAAGCCCTGGGCCGAGGCGGTGCGCACGATCATTCTCGACGAGAAGGTGCACATCGCGCACGGTGCGCGTGTCTGCCGGAATCTCGCCCGCACCGAGGAGGGCCGTGAGGAACTCCAGCAGGGTCTCGACCGGTTGTGGCCCGGATTCAACCGGATCTTCGGGAGCTCGCGTTCGGAGCGGTCGAAGCTCGCGGTCCGTTTCGGCCTCCGGCAGACCACCAACGGAGAAGCGCGCGACCTCTGGCGGGCGAAGGTCACCCCGCGGATCGAGAACCTCGGCCTGAAGGTCCCCGAGTAG
- a CDS encoding PLP-dependent aminotransferase family protein gives MLSAASAPANATPSPSSTPSVPAPATASRLADVGSSPVREILALTARPEVISFAGGLPAPELFDIAGIHAAYDRVLTENPQAALQYSTTEGDPELRTAIAARLTARELPTDADDLLVTTGSQQALTLLTTALVEPGSVVLVEDPCYLAALQTFGFAGARVVPVPTDDQGILPEALEEIAAREKATLLYIVPTFQNPTGRTLPAERRHAVAEAAARHGFWIVEDDPYGELRYDGERVPAIAADPVAADRTVLLGSFSKVMAPGLRLGFLRAPAGLRRACVIAKQAADLHTSTIDQAAAARYLRDSDLDAHVAVMRAAYQERRDAMLEGLPAALPEGSRWNRPEGGMFIWVTLPAGHDATALLKTAVSHEVAYVPGAPFFCGEPDPGAMRLSFTTHSADEIREGLRRLAKSFVR, from the coding sequence ATGCTTTCTGCCGCCTCCGCGCCCGCGAACGCCACCCCCTCCCCTTCCTCCACCCCCTCCGTGCCCGCGCCGGCCACCGCCTCCCGGCTGGCCGACGTCGGCTCGTCGCCGGTACGGGAGATCCTGGCGCTCACGGCACGGCCCGAGGTGATCTCGTTCGCCGGGGGCCTGCCCGCCCCCGAGCTGTTCGACATCGCCGGGATCCACGCGGCGTACGACCGGGTCCTCACGGAGAACCCGCAGGCGGCCCTCCAGTACTCGACGACCGAGGGCGACCCGGAACTGCGCACGGCCATCGCCGCCCGGCTCACCGCGCGCGAACTGCCCACGGACGCCGACGACCTGCTCGTCACCACCGGCTCGCAGCAGGCGCTCACGCTCCTCACCACCGCCCTGGTCGAACCGGGCAGCGTGGTCCTCGTCGAGGACCCCTGCTACCTCGCCGCGCTGCAGACCTTCGGCTTCGCCGGCGCCCGCGTCGTCCCGGTGCCCACCGACGACCAGGGCATCCTCCCGGAGGCCCTGGAGGAGATCGCGGCCCGCGAGAAGGCCACCCTCCTCTACATCGTCCCCACCTTCCAGAACCCCACGGGCCGCACCCTCCCCGCCGAGCGCCGCCACGCCGTCGCCGAGGCCGCCGCGCGGCACGGGTTCTGGATCGTCGAGGACGACCCGTACGGCGAACTGCGCTACGACGGCGAGCGCGTCCCCGCCATCGCCGCCGACCCCGTGGCGGCCGACCGCACCGTCCTGCTCGGCTCCTTCTCCAAGGTGATGGCCCCCGGTCTCCGGCTCGGCTTCCTGCGCGCCCCCGCCGGGCTGCGTCGCGCCTGCGTGATCGCCAAGCAGGCCGCCGACCTGCACACCTCGACCATCGACCAGGCCGCGGCCGCGCGCTATCTGCGCGACAGCGACCTCGACGCGCACGTCGCGGTGATGCGCGCCGCCTACCAGGAGCGCCGGGACGCGATGCTCGAAGGCCTGCCGGCCGCGCTGCCCGAGGGCAGCCGCTGGAACAGGCCGGAGGGCGGCATGTTCATCTGGGTGACCCTCCCCGCCGGCCACGACGCGACGGCCCTCCTGAAGACCGCCGTGAGTCACGAGGTGGCGTACGTGCCGGGGGCGCCGTTCTTCTGCGGCGAACCCGACCCGGGCGCGATGCGGCTGTCGTTCACCACGCACTCGGCCGACGAGATCAGGGAAGGGCTCCGCCGGCTGGCGAAGAGCTTCGTCCGATGA
- a CDS encoding PaaI family thioesterase: MKGAGGPTAEAASFSSEASGTMSPDELNALVQRQFPDYAACRVTDASGTHLLMEADGTRLRTRPGGTISGPEQAGLVDLAAFLLINARLGRSTPMALTTSLQISYLNRPRPGLLRTHARMAKFGRRLCVVLAELSDEAGDLAASATVTYSVPPADAGRLTG, encoded by the coding sequence ATGAAGGGCGCCGGGGGGCCGACAGCAGAGGCGGCTTCCTTCTCCTCGGAGGCCTCCGGCACGATGTCGCCGGACGAGCTCAACGCGCTCGTCCAGCGGCAGTTCCCGGACTACGCGGCCTGCCGGGTCACCGACGCGAGCGGGACCCACCTGCTCATGGAGGCGGACGGGACCCGGCTCCGCACCCGGCCCGGCGGCACGATCTCCGGCCCCGAACAGGCCGGTCTCGTCGACCTCGCCGCCTTCCTCCTGATCAACGCCCGGCTCGGCCGCTCCACCCCGATGGCGCTCACCACCTCGCTCCAGATCAGCTACCTCAACCGCCCCCGGCCCGGACTGCTCCGCACCCACGCGCGCATGGCCAAGTTCGGCCGCCGCCTCTGCGTGGTCCTCGCCGAACTCAGCGACGAGGCAGGCGATCTGGCGGCCTCCGCCACCGTGACGTACTCCGTCCCACCGGCTGACGCGGGCCGCCTGACGGGCTGA
- a CDS encoding cell division protein SepF, translating to MSRYERYDVTDEQWEGLAQVVPLRGRDEWPSRVDHRTIPEQYESAEQRRMVVLRVQVFADAREVAEYLIAQIPVLLDLTSADTEVAKRILDFSSGVVFGLGSGMHRVDRNVFLLAPAGTEVEGAEGEDEEDVVGRRTAGVPRS from the coding sequence ATGAGTAGGTACGAGAGGTACGACGTCACCGACGAGCAGTGGGAGGGCCTCGCCCAGGTCGTGCCCCTGCGCGGCCGTGACGAATGGCCGTCCAGGGTCGACCACCGCACGATCCCCGAGCAGTACGAATCCGCCGAGCAGCGCCGTATGGTCGTGCTCCGCGTGCAGGTCTTCGCCGACGCCCGCGAGGTCGCCGAGTACCTCATCGCCCAGATCCCGGTGCTCCTCGATCTGACGAGCGCCGACACCGAGGTCGCCAAGCGGATCCTCGACTTCAGCAGCGGCGTGGTCTTCGGCCTCGGCAGCGGGATGCACCGGGTCGACCGGAACGTCTTCCTGCTGGCCCCGGCCGGCACGGAGGTCGAGGGCGCGGAGGGCGAGGACGAGGAGGACGTCGTGGGCCGCCGGACCGCCGGCGTCCCCCGATCGTAG